Genomic window (Pyrus communis chromosome 13, drPyrComm1.1, whole genome shotgun sequence):
GTATACTGTTCTTTCATGCGGTAAAGTGGCAGTAAGCCATGAACGTTGGATGACTTGTCGCAAATGGAACGCATCTATTTGTTTTTACAAAGCATCTAATTAAGCAACAACCCCTCAAttcgaaaaaaataaataaaaggaacaACCCCTCAAGGGCTCTAAACCTCTCCTTTGTCCAGCCAACCAATCACGGATCTCCACGCCATGGAAAGTTGGACCTAAATCACTAAACTACCCCTATATCAAACTTTATTATCTTTTGGACCATAATTACAGAAGTAATATAAGCAAAAGATGATAAGTGGGGCGTTGGTGACTTGGTGGATGGCTATAAAGAGCTTGTTCTAGAGCTCAAACCACCTCCTCTTTCCCCCTACCTTCTCTTCCCTTTTCTTAACTTCattcttgagagagagagagagagagagagagagagagagtaggagagagagaaaatgggaAATTGTCAAGCGATTGATGCAGCAACACTGGTAGTACAACACCCAAGTGGGAAAGAAGAGAAGTTCTATTGGGCAGTGAGTGCAAGTGAGATTATGAAGATGAACCCTGGCCACTATGTTGCTCTTCTTATCTCCACCACCTTGTGTCCCTCCAATCCCACCACCGACAATGGCGGTGACAGGAAAGACAAGAACTCGAATACGGACGACAACAAGAACACCGCTTCTTCGCTTCGCGTGACGCGCATAAAGCTCCTCAGGCCAACCGATTCTCTTGTTCTTGGCAAAGTTTACAGACTCATCACCActcaaggtttaaacttttactcaaatttttattaatatttttaactaTTCTAATCaacggaaaaaagaaaaaaaggaattcGAACTCAGACACAATGAGGCGGACTTTACCAACTAAGGGGGTACCTAAGGGTTGGTCATGGTTATGGTACACTGTCCTTACCAACTAGGGTTAGAGAGGGCGGCATATTCCCACAACCCTTAGTTAGTCAGGGCGGTCTACCGTCATAACCAATTAGCTTAACTCAAATTATCGCACTTTGTTCTGTTTAATCTTCTTATTTTTGAACTcatttttcctttaaaattaTGAGAGCTTAATTAAATCATGGTTTGTTTTTTAGAAGTGATGAAGGGATTGTGGGCAAAGAAACAAACGAAGGTGAAGAGAAATCATAATCATCAGGTGGAAGGAGAGCAGAAGCCACAAGTGGAGAGGGTGATGAGAGAGAAGCAAGTTCTGACATCAGCCAGAAGATCTGAGACTTCTGAGCTGGAGAAGGACATCCAggtaattaaaatttgatttaacaagTTTATCTTCTTGATTATTAATTAGGTTCACGTCTAATCCCTCTGTCACATTTCGAGTAGATTCTCTTCTACAATTGCATATATGGTTTTAAGTTTCTGAACCTCTCAAACCAATTGAGTCTTGAACACGAAGCTTCAGGTCTAAAGTTAAACGCTCTTAATCACTGAACTGCAAGCCTTTTAAAGCTTTGATTGTGCTTGAAGTGGTCAATCCCATTCTTGTTAATTGATTAAGGTTTTAAGTAAAAAGCATAATTATTTAGTCAAGTTCATAATTAAAGAAGAttctttgatttattaaatcagCATAAAATCGGGGAAAAAGCATTTGAGTCAATGAGTTTCCCTTCTGTAACGGCTTAAATCATTAAGTagatgaataaataaataaaaattataaaatgctTTGAAACTCCCTTCGGTAATGTGCTAAAtgaataaacaaatataattaataaataattgaaagaatcaataaataattaaataaaaagttgaATTAATTGTTCTGTAGAAATAATGATTAAGTGAAAATCACTCTCTAATTAAtcatttcaaatattttcaacaGGTGAATAATAAACATGAGAGAGGAGGACACCGACCAAGAACAGCAACAACATCAAGAACGTGGCAGCCATCATTACACAGCATCTCAGAGGCTGCAAGTTGAGATATCAACGTTTCCTAATCTTCCCACATGACGCGTAAGCAACTCAGAGGAGGTGTAGTGGATCAATCAGTGCTCCACCTGCAGAAGATTGAAGCACATTTACGGGTGCAGGCAGAAAGGGTTTTCATGTGAAGGGATTTGAGTTAAGTTGTGTACAGAGAAAGGGGTGGAATGTTTAGAATTAAATGTACTGAAGAGATTTTCTTTCAAATGAAAGTTTAGTTCAAAAAGAAAATTGCTTTGGTTGATTTGGTTCCATGGTTAATTAGtagttgttaattaatttaagtTTACTAGCTCACGCATCATACCTTGCAGATAACTTTAGAACCAAAATATATAATGGCCAATGGTTCTGAATAAGTTCTTATCCAGAGAAAACTTTAGTGTACCGGAGGATGTATCACCAACTATGTCTCATTTATTAAATAACACATCGCATTTAATGAGCGAAATAAGGTGATGGAGATTCATTCAGATACATGTAAGAATATTCTTTAAATTAGACGCAGTGATGCGATGAGTGAGATAAGATGACGCTGTTTTATGAGCGAGATAGAGTGATGAAGATTTATCCTTCATTACATGTAAGAATTGATCTCCTCCAAATTAGGCTAAGTCTAAGTTTCAGAAATTACCAAATATTCTGCTAAATTTCAGATAAAGAATTTCGATTCTTTAATTGAACTCTGCTATATTTCAAGATGAGATaggaaaaagtaaaaagtttATCATATCCTGCTGCATGCACACAACCATCATGGTCAAGCTGGAGATCTATGGATAATGTAATTATATCCACGCCCCCTTATGTCTCATATAATTATCCGAAAAACTTATACATATTCTCCATGCCTCTATGTTGTATCTCATTTTTCACGTTATTTGTGTAAAGAATGAGATAAaagattgtatttttttttctcatcgtGCCTCAAGTGAGGAGTGAGATAAAAGTTTATCACATCGTATATAACGCGTGACAGGTGAGTCATACTATACTCAATTAAAGTGTTTAGAGGGAAGACATATCTCAACATCCAACCGCAGAAAAATATTCTCAATTAGCACAACAAACAACAGTGAGCTGCTAGCTATAAAAGGTTGCAAAGTTAGCTTTAATCATCAGAAGCCTGTACTTTTTGACATCTTCTAACCATTGCAAACGCAAATGTAAAAAACGGAAACTTCCCAACAACACAACATCATTGATTTGATTCCTCATCTTTTTTGCATTCGCTGCACCCATCAGAGCAAGACAGACCAAAAATAACAAAGCAAAAGAAGgcttttccctttcctttttatattttttaaatttaaatttattttcttctcaaaactttatatataaaaacCATATTATTCACTACAAGGAAAGGAATATTTGCTCCACTTCGTTCATATGGGAAGAGCTTTTGAAGTAGGACAAGACAATTGCAAACAGCTCACACGAGGCTACTTTTTGCTTAGGCATGCAACTTACTCTCTCAGTTGATTATTTATgcatttttttgggattttggggtCCTCAGATTATTCCCTGAAATAAGTGAAATCCCACTTCCGATGTGGGGCAGACCTCATGCGTTTGCCATTGCTGAGCAACTTAGTAGAAGAATCACATAAATATTGTCTGCATTATATTTTGCCCTTTGGAAACCCACTCAATTACATGTTGTTTGGTTTGCTTAATCCGGCTatcccttttctttttaacaaaaacgATATTTTAAACAACTATAATCTATTAGAAGGAAGATTCGAACTAAACTAGCGCCAAGCGGTTTCCCTAACCAAATCTTTAAAGAACACTTCTATGTTCTTTATTTTCCCTCCTATTTCTAGAGGTGCAGTTACTTCATTTCAAAGACTTAAATCcgcttaaattattattttcaaaatgGTTGCAGGAATACTCTACTTTatatgagtgagagagagagagatgttgagagttgtcccacattggtgagggacaaggtttgctatgtgcttatatggtcttgggctactccccatattgccaattggttttatggtggaacctcaatttcatcatggtatcagagcgggttgtcctcgtgtgaagccaaacggccacacgcgctccacgtcacccagttgttgtccacgtgtaggcttgaaaatccgccacacgtgcgggggcgtgttgagagttgtcccacattggtgagggacaaggtttgctatgtgcttatatggtcttgggctactccccatattgccaattggttttatggtggaacctcaatttcatcaagagagagagagagcattcATCATTCTTGCAAAACCAGCATGCAATATGAACAATTTCTCCGTACCTTTCAATGTGTCTGCCAAGCAACATTGACATTTTGGGGGAAAAGTGGGGCAAccccaaaacaatcaacaaaAGTTCTTGGCCTAGAGGGTCATTCGAGGCCTGTCCCTTG
Coding sequences:
- the LOC137713938 gene encoding uncharacterized protein: MGNCQAIDAATLVVQHPSGKEEKFYWAVSASEIMKMNPGHYVALLISTTLCPSNPTTDNGGDRKDKNSNTDDNKNTASSLRVTRIKLLRPTDSLVLGKVYRLITTQEVMKGLWAKKQTKVKRNHNHQVEGEQKPQVERVMREKQVLTSARRSETSELEKDIQVNNKHERGGHRPRTATTSRTWQPSLHSISEAAS